The nucleotide window GGTCGGCCGAGTTGCTGGCCTACGACCAGGCTATTGCCAAGGCGCGGGACTGGGCACGTGGCGCAAACGGCGTCGACATCCTGCCGCGCAAGGGCCTGTGGGTTCGGCCGTATCGCCGCGACGCCATCGCCCTCGACGTCCTCGAGGTGATGGACAACGCACAGTCGCTGGGCATTACCGACCTGTTCGTCGAGACGTTTCGCGGCGGCCGCGTCAACTATCTCCGCGGCGGAACCTTCCCCTCCCGTTACTCCGAGGATCTGCTCGCGGTGTACGTCAAGGAGGGGCAACGCCGTGGAATCCGCATCCACGCCTGGCTGCACACCCTCGACTTCGGGCCCGACTGGGCCAAGGCCCGCCCGGACACCCTCGTCCTCGACGGCTTCGGTCAGCCGTCCGGCAGCACCGAGCGCGGCTCGGCGCGCGTCTCGCCAGCTCTCTCCGAGGTGCATCGGGAAGTCGCCGAACTGATCGGCGAGAGCGCGGCACGCGGCGTGGACGGCGTCATGCTGGACTACCTGCGCTACCCCACGCGACTCAAGGGCGACGACATCGACGAGTCCGCCGACCCGCGCAACTTCTTCGGCTACAACCTGCGGCAGTTCGAGGCTGCCCTGCGGCGCCACCCCGAACTGGCGACGCCGGAGGCCCGCGACTTCCTCCGGACCGGCAACCTGGCCCGGGAAGAACAACGCGAGGATCTGATGGCGCGCTGGAAGGGAGCGCTCTCGGAGGATCTCGAGAGCCTCATCGGCGTGGCCCGCGACCGGGCGACGCGGGAGAATGTCGCCCTGGGGGCCGCCTACTTCCCCGACTACTACTTCCACCCCCACGACACCCGCGTCCAGGAATCCCGGCGCTGGGCGCCGCAGTTCGATCTGCTCTCGCCCATGTGCTACCAGTACTACCTCGACGAGTACCCCGGCCCCTACGGCACCTACACCATCAACCGCGCGCTGGAGATTGCCGACGACACCATCGCGCGCCTTCCGGCCAACAAGGCCCCCCTCCTGATGCCGTCGTTTTCCGCCGAGGTGCCGGGAACGCCGTACGAGCGCGTGTTCCACCACCGCACCTTGCGCGAGCAGACCGCCTTCTTGAAGGGCCGGGTCTTCGACAAGGCATTCCCGCGCATCGGGGGCGTCGCGTATTTCAGCTACGGCTGGATCTTCCTCGACTCGGAGGCGCGGCGGAAGGCCGCGGGCTAAGAAACTTTTACTTAACCTTAAACTTTCCTTGGGCTAGCCTTAACTTAACTTCGGCCATTTTTTAATATAAACAAAATACAAGCTTAAAACACAGCAGGTTGGTGGAGCACCCAGAGTGGTGGAGGTCTTTGCTATGCGTCGTTTCTCGCCCGTCGCCGCGTTCGCCCTGGTCGCCCTCGCGATCGCCGGTTGCGGACGCACACCGGTGTCCGTGGACGCGCCCGCCGCGAAACCAGACGCCCCCAAGCAGCAACAGCCATCGCCGACCAATCCCCGGGCGCCCTTCCAGCAACCCGGCCAGGGCGCGGGCCAGCAGGACACCGCCCGGCTCCTGGCCGAGGTGTCGCAGGCCTTCGCCGCGATGCCGGGCTACCGGGCGGATCTGGAGACCACCGACTCGAAGGGTAGCCACAAGGCCCTGGTCAAGTCGCGGGTGGCGTTCGCCAAGCCGGAGATCCTGAAGTTCGAGATCCTGTCCAACTCGGATCAGGCGTCGCAGAAGGGCACGAAGGCGCTGTGGCAGGGCGGCAAGACCATCGAAATCCGGCCGTCCGGCTTGCTCGGCTTCGCGAAGGTGACGCTGCAGACCTCCGACAGCCGCGTCAAGACGCTCAACGGCTACACGATCGACCAGATCAACGTGAAGGCCGCGATGACCAGCCTGCTGTCGCCCCAGGCCCAGGTGAAGGTGCTCGGCAACTCGCAACTCGGTACCCGGCCGATCGTCCTGGTGGATGTCAGCGGGGCGACGATGACCCCGGATATCGACCACCAGCGGATCGGGATCGACCTGGCGACCAAGTTGCCCGTCACCATCGACATGCTGCGCGGCAGCGAGTCGAAGTACGCCGTGAGGCTGCTGAACATGACGGTGGTCAAGCCGGCCGCCAACGAGCTGACGATCTAGCCGATTCTCACGATTGGCGGGCCGGACGAGAGTTCCGGCCCGCCAATCGCGTTAGTGAGTTTTAAGAAAAAATTAAGGCAAGATTATCTTGGGCTTTACCTATATATAACCAGCTAGTTTTGTGATTTCTTTTCCGGAGGCACCCGCCCTATGAAATACGCTCCGCTGCTCGTCCTTGGCCTGGCCCTGGTGGCCGGCTGCAGCACCGCGGCCCCGACCGCGCCGCGCCAGGCGCCCCAGGCTGCCACCATGGAAGCCGACGCGACCTACAAGCTGGAGGACGTCCTGGGCATCGGCCCCAAGTACGCCGAGTTCCTGCGCGAAGCGGGCGTGACCTCGATCGCCAAGCTGGTCGCCCAGACCGAGACGCGCCAGGAGCGGCAGCAACTGGCGCGCGAGACGGGTATCCCCTACGGCAACGTGCTGCACATCGCCCGGAAGGTGCAGCTCATGGAAATCCGCGGCATCGGGGTGCGGACTAGCAATCTGCTGGAGGCCGTCGGGGTCGACGGCGTGAAGGAACTGGCGCAGCGGCGTGCCGACAACCTGCATGCCCGCTTGCTCCTGGCAAACCACATCGGCCGCCCGTTCTTGAAGCAGGATCCGAGCCTGCCGATGGTGGAGCGATGGATCGCCGAGGCCAAGGAAATGGTCTCGGCCGGCAAGGCCATCGAGGAGTAGCGCCTACCTCGCGAGGCGCAGTTCGGCGCCCGGATAGTAGTGGCCGAGGATGTCGTCGTAATCGTAGCCCCACTCGGCCAGCTTCCGGGCGCCCCACTGCGACATCCCGACCCCGTGGCCCCAGCCTCGCCCGACCAGCTGGAACGCCCCGCCCGGCAAGGTGGCCAGCGAGAACAGGGTGCTGTTGAGCCCCAGCGCGAACCGGAATGCCGGGCCGGTAATCTCGCGGCGGCCCAGATCCCCGCGAATCATGACCCACCGGGCGCGCCCCGTGAAACTTCGCTCGGTGATCTCGATCTCCCGGATTCCGCCCACGTCGATGCCCTTGGCGGCCAGGCGCCCGCGTAACTCGTCGCGGCCGATTTCGACCGTCCAGAGCCACCTGGGCGAATCCCAGTCGAAATCGGGGACCGGCTGGAGGTAGGAGTAGCCGGTCGGCCTGCGCCCCGGAAGGCGGCGTTCGAAGCCCTGGACGGCCTCGGCGCCCTCGGTGTAGCCGCCGGCGCCGGCGCAGTAATACGCCTGGATGGGCGCCCCGCCGTATTCCAGGATCTGCCCGGCGGTCGCCGC belongs to Candidatus Tanganyikabacteria bacterium and includes:
- a CDS encoding SpoIID/LytB domain-containing protein, with translation MSWAVAAAVAAKVTVVRVGLLDGVATASFGVASASLLIALPGAPVPVREGEVWEAVAIGARVAAVGPGGATASVGTSLGISPPFGTPVRVGKRWYRGNLEIRPAPGGGLVAVNTLDLEEYLFGVVPEEMPPGWPLEALKAQAVAARTYTVSRLGSRNDRGYDVKPTVEDQVYGGVSVEATASSAAVAATAGQILEYGGAPIQAYYCAGAGGYTEGAEAVQGFERRLPGRRPTGYSYLQPVPDFDWDSPRWLWTVEIGRDELRGRLAAKGIDVGGIREIEITERSFTGRARWVMIRGDLGRREITGPAFRFALGLNSTLFSLATLPGGAFQLVGRGWGHGVGMSQWGARKLAEWGYDYDDILGHYYPGAELRLAR
- a CDS encoding DUF4332 domain-containing protein, coding for MKYAPLLVLGLALVAGCSTAAPTAPRQAPQAATMEADATYKLEDVLGIGPKYAEFLREAGVTSIAKLVAQTETRQERQQLARETGIPYGNVLHIARKVQLMEIRGIGVRTSNLLEAVGVDGVKELAQRRADNLHARLLLANHIGRPFLKQDPSLPMVERWIAEAKEMVSAGKAIEE